Proteins encoded in a region of the Saccharothrix ecbatanensis genome:
- a CDS encoding MFS transporter: MFPKFFFPDASPLIGLLLSFSTFWAGFIARPVGGLVFGHVGDKFGRKPALVACLGMMAAATFLIGLLPTSATLGVLAPVLLVLLRFVQGIAVGGQWGGVVLLLTETAGPDKRGFAGTFGQAGVPLGVILGNVAFLVVGATVPPADFAAWGWRVPFLASALLFPVVLFIQLKVEDSPVFREIKERRAEAPAVAAPAPLREVLRTHWRTVLLGSGLMFASNAIFYVSIAGVLDYSTRELGLARNSVLVVTLLSSPLSVPVILLAGRWSDRHGRRPLIVVGAVGLILWAFPYFWLIDTASLGLIFVALAVGGVASSLVYGPVAAYLAELFEPHVRYSGASLAYQLASILVSGGTPFIMTALLVTTGSSASVSAFLLVMGVVTLASALGLRETHHRE, encoded by the coding sequence GTGTTCCCGAAGTTTTTCTTCCCCGACGCGTCGCCGCTGATCGGGTTGCTCCTCTCGTTCAGCACGTTCTGGGCCGGGTTCATCGCGCGGCCGGTCGGCGGGCTGGTGTTCGGGCACGTCGGCGACAAGTTCGGCCGCAAGCCCGCGCTGGTGGCGTGCCTGGGGATGATGGCGGCGGCGACGTTCCTGATCGGTCTGCTGCCGACCAGCGCGACGCTGGGTGTGCTGGCGCCGGTGCTGCTGGTGCTGCTGCGGTTCGTGCAGGGCATCGCGGTCGGTGGGCAGTGGGGCGGCGTCGTGCTGCTGCTGACCGAGACCGCTGGGCCGGACAAGCGCGGGTTCGCCGGGACGTTCGGGCAGGCCGGTGTGCCGCTGGGCGTGATCCTGGGCAACGTGGCGTTCCTCGTCGTGGGCGCGACCGTGCCGCCGGCCGACTTCGCCGCGTGGGGGTGGCGGGTGCCGTTCCTGGCGAGCGCGCTGCTGTTCCCAGTGGTGCTGTTCATCCAGCTGAAGGTGGAGGACAGCCCGGTGTTCCGGGAGATCAAGGAGCGGCGTGCGGAGGCGCCCGCGGTGGCGGCCCCCGCGCCGTTGCGGGAGGTGCTGCGGACGCACTGGCGGACGGTGCTGCTCGGCTCCGGGCTGATGTTCGCGTCCAACGCGATCTTCTACGTGAGCATCGCGGGTGTGCTCGACTACTCGACCCGTGAGCTGGGGTTGGCGCGCAACTCGGTGCTGGTGGTGACGTTGCTGTCGTCGCCGCTCAGCGTGCCGGTGATCCTGCTGGCCGGGCGGTGGTCGGACCGGCACGGCAGGCGTCCGCTGATCGTGGTGGGCGCGGTGGGGTTGATCTTGTGGGCGTTCCCGTACTTCTGGCTGATCGACACGGCGTCGCTGGGGCTGATCTTCGTCGCGCTGGCCGTGGGCGGGGTGGCGTCGAGCCTGGTCTACGGGCCGGTGGCGGCGTACCTGGCGGAGCTGTTCGAGCCGCACGTGCGGTACTCGGGCGCGTCGCTGGCGTACCAGTTGGCGTCGATCCTGGTCAGCGGCGGCACACCGTTCATCATGACGGCACTGCTCGTCACCACCGGCTCGTCCGCTTCCGTGTCCGCGTTCCTGCTGGTCATGGGTGTGGTGACGCTGGCATCGGCACTCGGACTGCGAGAGACTCATCACCGCGAGTAA
- a CDS encoding acetyl-CoA C-acetyltransferase, whose translation MPEAVIVATSRSPIGRARKGSLVDLRPDDLAAQIVGAALDQVPALDRKDITDLHMGCAEPQDEHGQNVARRVAVQLGLDGLPGTTVNRFCASSVQTTRMAFHAIKAGEGHAFISAGVECVSRYRQGDPHQNPLFDEARARTEHTAQSNELWHDPRDDGKLPDYYISMGQTAENVATLLGISRRDQDEFGVRSHNLAEKAIADGFFDREITPVTLPDGTVVATDDGPRRGVTYDAVSALNPSFRPQGTVTPGNCCPLNDGAAAVVVMSATKAKELGLTPLARIVSTGVSGLSPEIMGLGPVDATKQALAHANMTIDDIDLVEINEAFAVQVLGSQRALGIDMDKLNVHGGAIALGHPFGSTGARIMTTLINGMRSRDAQFGLETMCVGGGQGMAIILERLS comes from the coding sequence ATGCCCGAGGCTGTCATCGTCGCCACCTCCCGTTCCCCGATCGGCCGCGCCCGCAAGGGCTCGCTGGTCGACCTCCGCCCGGACGACCTGGCCGCGCAGATCGTCGGCGCCGCGCTGGACCAGGTCCCCGCGCTGGACCGCAAGGACATCACCGACCTGCACATGGGCTGCGCCGAGCCGCAGGACGAGCACGGCCAGAACGTGGCCCGCCGGGTCGCCGTCCAACTCGGACTGGACGGCTTGCCCGGCACCACCGTCAACCGGTTCTGCGCGTCCTCGGTGCAGACCACGCGGATGGCGTTCCACGCGATCAAGGCCGGCGAGGGCCACGCGTTCATCAGCGCAGGCGTTGAGTGCGTCTCCCGCTACCGGCAGGGCGACCCGCACCAGAACCCGCTGTTCGACGAGGCCCGCGCACGCACCGAGCACACCGCGCAGTCCAACGAGCTGTGGCACGACCCGCGCGACGACGGCAAGCTGCCGGACTACTACATCTCGATGGGCCAGACCGCCGAGAACGTCGCCACCCTGCTCGGCATCAGCCGCCGTGACCAGGACGAGTTCGGCGTCCGCTCGCACAACCTGGCCGAGAAGGCCATCGCGGACGGCTTCTTCGACCGCGAGATCACCCCGGTGACGCTCCCGGACGGCACGGTCGTCGCCACCGACGACGGCCCCCGCAGAGGGGTCACCTACGACGCCGTCTCGGCGCTCAACCCGTCGTTCCGTCCACAAGGGACGGTGACGCCCGGCAACTGCTGCCCCCTCAACGACGGCGCGGCGGCGGTGGTCGTCATGAGCGCCACCAAGGCGAAGGAACTGGGCCTGACCCCGTTGGCGCGCATCGTGTCCACCGGTGTGTCCGGCCTGTCGCCCGAGATCATGGGCCTCGGCCCGGTCGACGCCACCAAGCAGGCGCTCGCGCACGCGAACATGACGATCGACGACATCGACCTGGTCGAGATCAACGAGGCGTTCGCCGTGCAGGTGCTGGGCAGCCAGCGCGCGCTCGGCATCGACATGGACAAGCTGAACGTGCACGGTGGGGCGATCGCGCTCGGTCACCCGTTCGGCTCCACCGGCGCCCGCATCATGACCACCCTGATCAACGGGATGCGCAGCCGGGACGCGCAGTTCGGGCTGGAGACGATGTGCGTCGGCGGCGGTCAGGGCATGGCGATCATCCTGGAGAGGTTGAGCTGA
- a CDS encoding TetR/AcrR family transcriptional regulator produces the protein MTSTRDEFALLDETWSSVEPPAARRMLIAAAAAFSVRGYHATTTRDIAAKAGMSPAAVYIHYRSKEELLFQISRVGHATSLSVLTAVSEPDPVVRLASAVRAFASWHAEFHTTARVVQYELSALTPEHLAEVVVLRRRIEAAVREMISAGVDAGVFEVPDVRGATLAVLSLCIDVARWYQPAGRRTPAEIGDLYADLVLRMLGAPRESYVQNA, from the coding sequence ATGACGTCGACCCGTGATGAGTTCGCGCTCCTGGACGAGACGTGGTCCTCGGTCGAGCCACCGGCGGCCCGGCGGATGCTGATCGCCGCCGCCGCCGCGTTCTCCGTGCGTGGGTACCACGCGACGACCACCCGTGACATCGCGGCGAAGGCCGGCATGTCGCCCGCCGCCGTGTACATCCACTACCGGTCCAAAGAGGAGCTGCTGTTCCAGATCTCCCGGGTCGGGCACGCCACGTCGTTGTCGGTGCTGACGGCCGTGTCGGAGCCGGACCCGGTGGTGCGGTTGGCGTCGGCGGTGCGGGCTTTCGCGTCGTGGCACGCCGAGTTCCACACGACGGCGCGGGTCGTCCAGTACGAGTTGAGCGCGTTGACGCCGGAGCACCTGGCGGAGGTGGTCGTGCTGCGTCGCCGGATCGAGGCGGCGGTGCGGGAGATGATCTCGGCCGGTGTCGACGCCGGTGTGTTCGAAGTCCCCGACGTGCGCGGCGCGACGCTGGCCGTGCTCTCGCTGTGCATCGACGTGGCCCGCTGGTACCAGCCCGCCGGCCGCCGCACCCCCGCCGAGATCGGCGACCTCTACGCCGACCTCGTCCTCCGCATGCTCGGCGCCCCCCGTGAGTCCTACGTTCAGAACGCGTGA
- the secA2 gene encoding accessory Sec system translocase SecA2 — MTTLLGRFKQRLRRFAQKPGSADLTPYRKLLDEVNEQAERVQKLSDEELTAAAAGLRGKETFGRPELVEVCALGREAADRALGLRPFDVQILGALGLMEGHVVEMATGEGKTLSGAIAAAGFALRGDQVHVVSVNDYLAQRDADWMGPLYRLLGVTVGWLDQSSKPDERRAAYQAEVTYASVSEIGFDMLRDRLATDVDDRIVPAPRVALVDEADSVLVDEARVPLVLAGSTAGPAVDPALADLVKRLRRDLHFEIDDEERNVYLTGAGSELVERQLGGIDLYSDEHVSTTLSKVNVALHAQVLLHRDVDYIVRDGKVHLINDTRGRIAKLQRWPDGLQAAVEAKENVATTDAGEVLDSITVQALLNRYPSVCGMTGTAVAVAEQLRDFYKLEVLVIPPNVETIREDEAPRLYTTLEQKEAAIVAEIKEAHESGRPILVGTLDVAESERLSRKLADAGLDCVVLNAKNDAEEASIIADAGSFQRVTVSTQMAGRGTDIRLGGHDSTDRERIAELGGLYVIGTGRHSSSRLDDQLRGRAGRQGDPGGSVFFSSLQDELVTQYVPDHDEPAEVDEDGRITDAGTLHTVEHAQRVAEGVHLEIHRNTWRYNKLIEHQRQLLLEFRDKLLTTDAAWKELSERNADKTLDLKDLDEEVKVKAARLIALHHLDQRWSDHLTFLTDLREGIHLRALARQNPLDEFHREAIPAFHKIIPDAWDEAEETFAKVEIDADGAHLAEAGVQRPNTTWTYLVNDNPFSSGLEETFKGLVKLVRRR; from the coding sequence GTGACCACTCTCCTGGGACGCTTCAAGCAGCGGCTGCGTCGGTTCGCGCAGAAGCCCGGCTCCGCCGACCTCACGCCCTACCGGAAGCTGCTCGACGAGGTCAACGAGCAGGCCGAACGCGTGCAGAAGCTCAGCGACGAGGAGCTGACCGCCGCGGCGGCCGGGCTGCGTGGCAAAGAGACCTTCGGCCGTCCCGAACTGGTCGAGGTGTGCGCGCTCGGCCGGGAGGCGGCGGACCGCGCGCTGGGCCTGCGCCCGTTCGACGTGCAGATCCTCGGCGCCCTCGGTCTCATGGAGGGTCACGTGGTCGAGATGGCCACCGGTGAGGGCAAGACCCTCTCCGGCGCCATCGCCGCGGCCGGTTTCGCGCTGCGCGGCGACCAGGTGCACGTGGTCTCGGTGAACGACTACCTCGCCCAGCGCGACGCCGACTGGATGGGCCCGCTCTACCGGCTCCTCGGCGTGACCGTCGGCTGGCTCGACCAGAGCTCCAAGCCCGACGAGCGCCGCGCCGCCTACCAGGCCGAAGTCACCTACGCGTCGGTCTCCGAGATCGGCTTCGACATGCTGCGCGACCGGCTGGCCACGGACGTGGACGACCGCATCGTGCCCGCGCCGCGCGTCGCCCTGGTGGACGAGGCCGACTCGGTCCTGGTGGACGAGGCACGCGTGCCGCTGGTCCTGGCGGGCTCCACCGCGGGCCCGGCGGTCGACCCGGCGCTGGCCGACCTGGTCAAGCGACTGCGCCGCGACCTGCACTTCGAGATCGACGACGAAGAGCGCAACGTCTACCTCACCGGCGCGGGCAGCGAGCTGGTCGAACGCCAGCTCGGCGGCATCGACCTGTACTCCGACGAGCACGTCTCCACCACGCTGAGCAAGGTCAACGTGGCCCTGCACGCGCAGGTCCTGCTGCACCGGGACGTGGACTACATCGTCCGCGACGGCAAGGTGCACCTGATCAACGACACCCGCGGCCGGATCGCGAAGCTCCAGCGCTGGCCCGACGGCCTCCAGGCGGCGGTCGAGGCGAAGGAGAACGTGGCGACCACGGACGCGGGCGAGGTGCTGGACTCGATCACCGTCCAGGCGCTGCTCAACCGCTACCCGTCGGTGTGCGGCATGACGGGCACCGCGGTGGCCGTCGCCGAGCAGCTGCGCGACTTCTACAAGCTGGAAGTGCTGGTCATCCCGCCGAACGTGGAGACGATCCGGGAGGACGAGGCGCCCCGGCTGTACACGACGCTGGAGCAGAAGGAAGCCGCGATCGTCGCCGAGATCAAGGAGGCGCACGAGAGCGGGCGCCCGATCCTCGTCGGCACCCTCGACGTGGCCGAGTCGGAGCGGCTGTCCCGCAAGCTCGCCGACGCCGGCCTCGACTGCGTCGTCCTCAACGCGAAGAACGACGCCGAGGAAGCCTCGATCATCGCCGACGCGGGCTCGTTCCAGCGGGTCACCGTGTCCACCCAGATGGCGGGCCGCGGCACGGACATCCGGCTCGGCGGCCACGACTCGACCGACCGGGAGCGCATCGCCGAACTGGGCGGCCTCTACGTGATCGGCACCGGCCGGCACTCCAGCAGCCGACTGGACGACCAGCTGCGCGGTCGCGCCGGACGTCAGGGCGACCCGGGCGGCTCGGTGTTCTTCTCGTCGTTGCAGGACGAGCTGGTCACGCAGTACGTGCCGGACCACGACGAGCCGGCCGAGGTGGACGAGGACGGCCGCATCACGGACGCGGGCACGCTGCACACCGTGGAGCACGCGCAGCGCGTCGCCGAGGGCGTCCACCTGGAGATCCACCGCAACACCTGGCGGTACAACAAGCTGATCGAGCACCAGCGCCAGCTGCTGCTCGAGTTCCGGGACAAGCTGCTCACCACGGACGCCGCGTGGAAGGAGCTGTCCGAGCGGAACGCGGACAAGACGCTCGACCTGAAGGACCTGGACGAGGAGGTCAAGGTCAAGGCGGCGAGGCTGATCGCGCTGCACCACCTGGACCAGCGGTGGAGCGACCACCTGACGTTCCTGACCGACCTGCGCGAGGGCATCCACCTGCGGGCGCTGGCGCGGCAGAACCCGCTGGACGAGTTCCACCGGGAGGCCATCCCGGCCTTCCACAAGATCATCCCGGACGCGTGGGACGAGGCGGAGGAGACCTTCGCCAAGGTGGAGATCGACGCGGACGGCGCGCACCTGGCCGAGGCGGGCGTGCAGCGGCCGAACACCACCTGGACCTACCTGGTCAACGACAACCCGTTCTCCTCCGGCCTGGAGGAGACGTTCAAGGGGTTGGTGAAGCTCGTCCGGCGTCGCTGA
- a CDS encoding acetyl-CoA carboxylase family protein, with product MPTLLVANRGEIAVRVLRAAADLGWRTVALVTDSDDAHGRFADRAVRLHGSYLDADAVLAAAEGCDLVHPGYGFLAENAGFARRCAEAGLTFVGPPPEVLELLGDKGRARALATEVGVPVLAGAEDGFEDFFRTHGAVVVKAVAGGGGKGVRVVRRLADLRAAVERCRAEALAAFGDGTVFVEELLEPARHVEVQLVGTTVLGDRDCSLQVRHQKLVEIAPAPDLSPDLRTALHEAAATIARAVRYTGLGTVEFLVAPDGRFAFLEANPRLQVEHTVTEQVTGLDLVRAQLLLATEVEPDLTHTPRGSALQLRVSLTTTGRLSTFVPPSGPGVRVDTHASVGYRAGLDFDPLLAKVVVHADDLETALRRARRALDEFTVDGAKTNIGFLRGLLDHPDVLKAHTGLVDSLPREDTGARSPVQGTVVAIESGAVVVEAMKMQHVVPIGDARVLVEVGDTVAEGALLAEGVDVAVEEKAVEFDLDDVRPDLAETLARHDFSRPEAEEKRHSRGRRTVRENIADLCTEFVEYGGLTIAAQRRRRSLDELVERTPADGLVAGVGKVNGGQVVAMSYDYTVLAGTQGLRNHAKKDRMFALAEQRRLPVVLFAEGGGGRPGDTDHGGVSGLDCMAFHLFAKLSGLVPLVGIASGRCFAGNAVLLGTCDVVIATRDATIGMGGPAMIEGGGLGVFRPEEIGPVDVQSPNGVIDVLVSDEAEAVDVAKKYLSYFQGPVDNWECPDQRLLRHLVPENRVRAYDVRTVVETVADAGSVLELRREFGRGMVTALVRVEGRPLGLIANDPAHLGGAIDADSADKAARFLQLCDAFDLPVVSLCDTPGFMVGPDAERTATVRHLTRMLVTGANLDVPFGFVALRKAYGLGAQAMAAGSLKVPLFAVSWPSGEFGPMGLEGAVRLGYRRELDAIDDPEQRKEMFEAMVSAAYEHGKALNVASAYEIDDVIDPADTRRWITTLLTGPDPAPVRTGKKRPFVDTW from the coding sequence GTGCCCACGCTGCTCGTCGCCAACCGGGGAGAGATCGCCGTCCGAGTGCTCCGCGCCGCCGCGGACCTCGGCTGGCGCACCGTCGCCCTGGTCACCGACTCCGATGACGCCCACGGCCGGTTCGCCGACCGCGCGGTCCGGCTGCACGGCTCCTACCTGGACGCGGACGCGGTGCTCGCCGCCGCCGAGGGGTGCGACCTGGTCCACCCCGGCTACGGGTTCCTGGCCGAGAACGCCGGGTTCGCGCGGCGGTGCGCCGAGGCCGGGCTGACGTTCGTCGGCCCACCGCCCGAGGTGCTGGAACTGCTCGGCGACAAGGGCCGGGCCCGCGCGCTGGCCACCGAGGTGGGCGTGCCGGTGCTCGCGGGCGCCGAGGACGGGTTCGAGGACTTCTTCCGCACGCACGGCGCCGTGGTCGTGAAGGCCGTCGCCGGGGGTGGTGGCAAGGGAGTGCGGGTCGTGCGGCGGCTCGCCGACCTCCGGGCCGCCGTCGAACGCTGCCGGGCCGAGGCGCTGGCCGCGTTCGGCGACGGCACGGTGTTCGTGGAAGAGCTGCTCGAACCGGCGCGGCACGTCGAGGTGCAACTGGTCGGCACGACGGTGCTCGGCGACCGAGACTGCTCGTTGCAGGTCCGGCACCAGAAGCTGGTCGAGATCGCGCCCGCCCCCGACCTCTCCCCCGACCTCCGCACCGCGCTGCACGAGGCGGCGGCGACGATCGCGCGTGCAGTCCGGTACACCGGGCTGGGCACGGTGGAGTTCCTGGTCGCGCCGGACGGCCGGTTCGCGTTCCTGGAGGCCAATCCCCGCCTCCAGGTCGAGCACACGGTCACCGAGCAGGTCACCGGGCTGGACCTGGTGCGGGCCCAACTGCTGCTGGCGACCGAGGTCGAGCCCGACCTGACCCACACGCCACGCGGCAGCGCGCTGCAACTGCGGGTCAGCCTGACCACGACGGGACGGCTGTCGACGTTCGTGCCGCCGTCCGGTCCGGGCGTCCGCGTCGACACGCACGCGTCCGTCGGCTACCGCGCGGGCCTCGACTTCGACCCGTTGCTGGCGAAGGTCGTGGTGCACGCCGACGACCTGGAAACCGCGCTGCGCCGCGCCCGCCGTGCGCTGGACGAGTTCACAGTGGACGGTGCGAAGACGAACATCGGCTTCCTGCGCGGGCTGCTGGACCACCCGGACGTCCTGAAAGCACACACGGGTCTGGTGGATTCGCTGCCGCGTGAGGACACCGGCGCGCGCTCTCCCGTGCAGGGAACCGTCGTGGCGATCGAGTCGGGCGCGGTCGTCGTGGAAGCGATGAAGATGCAGCACGTCGTGCCGATCGGTGACGCGCGGGTGCTGGTGGAGGTCGGTGACACGGTCGCGGAAGGCGCGTTGCTGGCCGAGGGCGTGGACGTCGCGGTCGAGGAGAAGGCCGTCGAGTTCGACCTGGACGACGTCCGGCCGGACCTGGCGGAAACGTTGGCGCGGCACGACTTCTCGCGTCCCGAGGCGGAGGAGAAGCGGCACTCGCGGGGTCGGCGGACGGTCCGGGAGAACATCGCCGACCTGTGCACGGAGTTCGTGGAGTACGGCGGCCTCACCATCGCCGCGCAACGCCGGCGGCGGTCGTTGGACGAGCTGGTCGAGCGCACGCCCGCGGACGGGCTGGTCGCGGGCGTCGGCAAGGTGAACGGCGGCCAGGTCGTCGCGATGTCCTACGACTACACGGTGCTCGCGGGCACCCAAGGGCTGCGCAACCACGCCAAGAAGGACCGGATGTTCGCCCTCGCCGAGCAACGGCGGCTGCCCGTGGTGCTGTTCGCCGAGGGTGGCGGCGGTCGTCCGGGCGACACCGACCACGGCGGCGTCAGCGGGCTGGACTGCATGGCGTTCCACCTGTTCGCGAAGCTGTCCGGTTTGGTGCCGCTGGTCGGCATCGCGTCCGGCCGGTGCTTCGCCGGCAACGCGGTGCTGCTGGGCACGTGCGACGTGGTGATCGCGACCCGTGACGCGACGATCGGCATGGGCGGCCCGGCGATGATCGAGGGCGGCGGGCTCGGCGTGTTCCGGCCGGAGGAGATCGGGCCGGTCGACGTGCAGTCGCCCAACGGCGTGATCGACGTGCTGGTGTCGGACGAGGCCGAGGCCGTCGACGTCGCCAAGAAGTACCTCTCGTACTTCCAAGGCCCCGTTGACAACTGGGAGTGCCCGGATCAGCGGCTGCTGCGGCACCTCGTGCCGGAGAACCGGGTGCGCGCGTACGACGTGCGGACCGTGGTGGAGACGGTCGCGGACGCCGGGTCGGTGCTGGAGCTGCGGCGCGAGTTCGGCCGCGGCATGGTCACCGCACTGGTCCGCGTCGAGGGCCGGCCGCTGGGGCTGATCGCGAACGACCCCGCGCACTTGGGCGGTGCGATCGACGCGGACTCGGCCGACAAGGCGGCGCGGTTCCTCCAGCTGTGCGACGCGTTCGACCTGCCGGTGGTGTCCCTGTGCGACACGCCGGGGTTCATGGTCGGGCCGGACGCCGAGCGCACCGCCACCGTGCGGCACCTGACGCGGATGCTCGTGACCGGCGCGAACCTCGACGTGCCGTTCGGGTTCGTGGCGCTGCGCAAGGCGTACGGGCTGGGCGCGCAGGCGATGGCGGCGGGCAGCTTGAAGGTGCCGCTGTTCGCCGTGTCGTGGCCCAGCGGCGAGTTCGGCCCGATGGGGCTGGAAGGCGCGGTCCGGCTCGGGTACCGGCGGGAACTGGACGCCATCGACGACCCCGAGCAGCGCAAGGAGATGTTCGAGGCGATGGTCTCGGCCGCCTACGAGCACGGCAAGGCGCTCAACGTGGCGTCCGCGTACGAGATCGACGACGTGATCGACCCGGCGGACACCCGGCGCTGGATCACGACCCTGCTCACCGGTCCCGACCCGGCCCCGGTCCGGACCGGCAAGAAACGCCCGTTCGTGGACACCTGGTGA
- a CDS encoding sporulation protein — MVFKRMLRAFGVGGPSVDTVVANPNVRPGEVLTGEVRIAGGDHPVDIDQVKLSLVTRVEVESGDNEHNRNLEFARVVVAQRVSVAAGQNLVLPFQFPMPLETPVTVVHGQPLHGMTMGLRTELEVRGAVDPGDLDAVAVHPMQSQEHVLNAFGALGFRFQRADNESGRIHGVPQQLPFYQEIEFLPPGQFLSKISQLELTFVADPHRLYVVLEADRRGGLFRAGGDSFGHFAMSHDEVIRTDWAALLHQWMDQVSGRRSSGGYGSHGGHSGHHGGHHGGGIGAGGVVAGAAAGVFGGMMMGEALDEVGDFFEGD; from the coding sequence GTGGTTTTCAAGAGGATGTTGCGCGCGTTCGGGGTCGGCGGTCCGTCCGTCGACACGGTGGTGGCCAACCCCAACGTCAGGCCCGGCGAGGTGCTGACCGGTGAGGTCCGCATCGCGGGCGGCGACCACCCGGTCGACATCGACCAGGTCAAGCTGTCGCTGGTCACCCGGGTCGAGGTGGAGAGCGGTGACAACGAACACAACCGCAACCTCGAGTTCGCGCGGGTCGTCGTCGCGCAGCGGGTGTCCGTCGCCGCCGGGCAGAACCTCGTGCTGCCGTTCCAGTTCCCGATGCCGCTGGAGACGCCGGTGACGGTGGTGCACGGGCAGCCGCTGCACGGGATGACGATGGGTCTGCGCACGGAGCTGGAGGTGCGCGGCGCGGTCGACCCCGGTGACCTCGACGCCGTCGCGGTGCACCCGATGCAGTCGCAGGAGCACGTGCTGAACGCGTTCGGCGCGCTCGGGTTCCGGTTCCAGCGGGCGGACAACGAGTCGGGGCGCATCCACGGCGTGCCGCAGCAGCTGCCGTTCTACCAGGAGATCGAGTTCCTGCCGCCCGGCCAGTTCCTGAGCAAGATCAGCCAGCTGGAGCTGACGTTCGTGGCCGACCCGCACCGGCTGTACGTGGTGCTGGAGGCGGACCGCCGCGGCGGGCTGTTCCGGGCGGGCGGGGACTCGTTCGGACACTTCGCCATGTCCCACGATGAGGTGATCCGCACGGACTGGGCGGCGCTGCTCCACCAGTGGATGGATCAGGTGTCCGGCAGGCGATCTTCCGGCGGTTATGGGTCGCACGGCGGTCACAGCGGCCACCACGGAGGTCACCATGGCGGGGGAATCGGGGCCGGCGGCGTGGTCGCTGGAGCTGCGGCCGGCGTTTTCGGTGGGATGATGATGGGCGAGGCCCTCGACGAGGTCGGGGACTTCTTCGAAGGCGACTAA
- a CDS encoding acyl-CoA dehydrogenase family protein: MRRTLFEPDHEAFRETAQAFCDRTLKPDYEKFVQQRHIDRDVWLEAGKQGLLGLEVPEEYGGSGANDYRFNAVLGEELSRVSAGMASCLGIHGDVVAPYLVDLCTEEQKQRWLPRFCAGEMTTGIGMTEPSGGSDLAALKSNAVKQGTDWILNGSKTFITNGFSADMIVVAARTSPEKKARGITLFAVETGMKGFERGRKLDKVGQPESDTAELFFEDVRVPQENVIGDVDQGFIYMMERLPQERLGGAISNLAHAKQILLETIAYVKERKAFGQAIGSFQHNKFTLAELVTKIDVTQAFLDQCTDAHTRRELTAVDAAKAKWWSADVQNDVIDACVQLHGGYGYMTEYRVARAWMDARVTRIWAGSNEIMKELIGRDLGL; the protein is encoded by the coding sequence GTGCGCCGCACGCTGTTCGAACCCGACCACGAAGCGTTCCGCGAGACCGCGCAGGCGTTCTGCGACCGCACCCTCAAGCCGGACTACGAGAAGTTCGTCCAGCAGCGCCACATCGACCGGGACGTCTGGCTGGAGGCCGGCAAGCAGGGCCTGCTCGGCCTGGAGGTCCCCGAGGAGTACGGCGGCAGCGGCGCGAACGACTACCGGTTCAACGCCGTGCTCGGCGAGGAGCTGTCCAGGGTCAGCGCCGGCATGGCCTCCTGCCTGGGCATCCACGGCGACGTCGTGGCCCCGTACCTGGTCGACCTGTGCACCGAGGAGCAGAAGCAGCGCTGGCTGCCCCGGTTCTGCGCGGGCGAGATGACGACCGGCATCGGCATGACCGAACCGTCCGGCGGCTCCGACCTCGCGGCGCTCAAGAGCAACGCGGTCAAGCAGGGCACGGACTGGATCCTCAACGGCTCCAAGACGTTCATCACCAACGGCTTCTCCGCCGACATGATCGTGGTCGCCGCCCGCACCAGCCCGGAGAAGAAGGCCAGGGGCATCACCCTGTTCGCCGTCGAGACCGGCATGAAGGGCTTCGAACGGGGCCGCAAGCTGGACAAGGTCGGCCAGCCCGAGTCCGACACCGCCGAGCTGTTCTTCGAGGACGTGCGCGTCCCGCAGGAGAACGTCATCGGCGACGTCGACCAGGGCTTCATCTACATGATGGAACGCCTGCCCCAGGAACGCCTCGGCGGCGCGATCTCCAACCTCGCCCACGCCAAGCAGATCCTGCTGGAGACGATCGCCTACGTGAAGGAGCGCAAGGCGTTCGGCCAGGCCATCGGCTCGTTCCAGCACAACAAGTTCACCCTCGCGGAGCTGGTCACCAAGATCGACGTGACGCAGGCGTTCCTGGACCAGTGCACCGACGCGCACACCCGGCGCGAGCTGACCGCCGTGGACGCGGCGAAGGCCAAGTGGTGGAGCGCGGACGTGCAGAACGACGTCATCGACGCGTGCGTGCAGCTGCACGGCGGCTACGGCTACATGACCGAGTACCGCGTGGCCCGCGCCTGGATGGACGCCCGCGTGACGCGGATCTGGGCCGGCTCCAACGAGATCATGAAGGAACTCATCGGCCGCGACCTCGGCCTCTAA
- a CDS encoding GlsB/YeaQ/YmgE family stress response membrane protein yields the protein MGIGGVISALIVGLIIGLLGKLIAPGKQAIPIWLTIIVGIVAAFLGTFLARALGVEDTPGIDWIEIIVQVIIAAIGVSLVAGFYGKKSVR from the coding sequence GTGGGCATCGGCGGTGTGATCAGCGCTCTGATCGTCGGCCTCATCATCGGTTTGCTGGGCAAGCTCATCGCCCCGGGCAAGCAGGCCATCCCCATCTGGCTGACCATTATTGTCGGCATCGTGGCGGCGTTCCTGGGCACGTTCCTCGCCCGGGCTCTCGGCGTGGAGGACACGCCCGGCATCGACTGGATCGAGATCATCGTGCAGGTGATCATCGCCGCCATCGGCGTCAGCCTCGTCGCAGGCTTCTACGGCAAGAAATCCGTCCGCTAG